In Massilia antarctica, the following are encoded in one genomic region:
- a CDS encoding YbhB/YbcL family Raf kinase inhibitor-like protein produces MRLWSDSFTDGGLIPAECAFAMIDPDQHARLSSNRNPHFAWDDVPSGTQSLILFCYDIDAPTVATNVNKEGLVVPEELPRADFYHWTLVDIPVAMRSIAEGKFSELVTPHGKPGPLLPFTIKNGTEHQLRQGVNDYTNWFASDPDMAGEYYGYDGPCPPWNDLRVHTYLFCVYALDVPRLALEGRFTGPEARLAIRGHILDEAQMYGVYSLNPDLAATLVP; encoded by the coding sequence ATGAGACTCTGGAGTGATTCCTTTACCGATGGCGGCCTGATCCCCGCCGAGTGCGCTTTTGCCATGATCGACCCGGACCAGCACGCGCGCCTGTCGAGCAACCGCAACCCGCACTTCGCCTGGGATGACGTGCCGTCCGGCACGCAGTCGCTGATCCTGTTTTGCTACGATATCGATGCCCCCACGGTCGCCACCAATGTCAACAAGGAAGGCTTGGTCGTGCCGGAAGAATTGCCGCGCGCCGACTTCTATCACTGGACCCTGGTCGACATCCCGGTCGCCATGCGCTCTATCGCCGAAGGCAAGTTTTCGGAACTGGTCACGCCGCACGGCAAACCCGGTCCGCTGCTGCCATTTACCATCAAAAACGGTACCGAGCATCAATTGCGCCAGGGTGTCAACGATTACACGAACTGGTTTGCGAGCGATCCGGACATGGCCGGCGAGTATTACGGTTACGATGGCCCTTGTCCGCCCTGGAACGACCTGCGCGTGCACACCTATTTATTCTGCGTCTATGCGCTCGACGTGCCGCGCCTGGCGCTCGAAGGCCGCTTTACCGGGCCGGAGGCGCGCCTGGCCATTCGCGGGCACATCCTCGACGAGGCGCAGATGTACGGCGTGTATTCGCTCAATCCCGACCTCGCGGCCACCCTGGTTCCTTGA
- a CDS encoding histidine phosphatase family protein: MSPTNIILIRHGETAWNAERRLQGHIDIALNDEGLRQAGALAEALDGEHLDLIVSSDLQRAAQTADALARIRAMPVQRDPLLRERCFGGFEGLLYAEIEQRFPLEFAAWQAREIDAAMPSGARVAETFRQFYQRAVAAIVAWGRAHPGRTLALVAHGGVLECAYRAALGLSLETPRDFPVLNASINRFRVLDGKLSLVSWGEVGHLQPRVLDELN; this comes from the coding sequence ATGTCCCCGACCAATATCATTCTCATCCGCCATGGCGAAACCGCCTGGAACGCCGAACGCCGCCTCCAGGGCCATATCGACATCGCCCTCAATGACGAGGGCCTGCGCCAGGCCGGCGCGCTGGCCGAAGCGCTCGACGGCGAGCACCTCGACTTGATCGTCTCCAGCGACCTGCAGCGCGCCGCCCAGACCGCCGACGCCCTGGCCCGCATCCGCGCCATGCCGGTCCAGCGCGACCCCTTGCTGCGCGAACGCTGCTTCGGCGGCTTCGAGGGCTTGCTGTACGCCGAGATCGAACAGCGCTTCCCGCTCGAATTCGCCGCCTGGCAGGCGCGCGAGATCGATGCGGCCATGCCGTCCGGTGCCCGGGTGGCCGAAACGTTCCGCCAGTTTTATCAGCGCGCCGTCGCCGCCATCGTCGCATGGGGCCGGGCGCATCCCGGCCGGACCCTGGCCCTGGTGGCGCACGGCGGCGTGCTCGAATGCGCCTACCGCGCCGCCCTCGGCCTGTCGCTCGAAACCCCGCGCGACTTTCCGGTGCTAAACGCCAGCATCAACCGCTTCCGCGTGCTTGACGGCAAGCTGAGCCTGGTCAGCTGGGGCGAGGTCGGCCACCTGCAACCGCGCGTTCTCGACGAGCTCAATTGA
- the dusB gene encoding tRNA dihydrouridine synthase DusB, which produces MQIGPYLLRNNVFVAPMAGVTDRPFRQLCKQLGAGYAVSEMAASNPRLWATEKSSRRTDHAGEMEPKAVQIAGADPQDLADCARFNVDRGAQIIDINMGCPVKKVCNSWCGSALLQHEDLVEQILYAVVRAVDVPVTLKFRTGWNRENKNALRIARIAEQAGIQMLTLHGRTRADGYSGDAEYDTIAAVKASVAIPVVANGDITTPEKAKHVLAVTGADAVMIGRAAQGRPWICREVDHYLRTGLHLPAPAVEEVRALMNEHLQAHYAFYGEFLGVRTARKHIGWYVRDLIGGEQFRQQMNLLESTDAQLRAVDAFFETQHVHGERLQYRPAGLAQVALAA; this is translated from the coding sequence GTGCAAATTGGTCCTTACTTGCTACGTAATAATGTTTTCGTTGCTCCCATGGCGGGTGTGACGGATCGTCCTTTCCGACAACTGTGCAAGCAGCTGGGCGCCGGCTACGCCGTCTCCGAAATGGCTGCCTCGAACCCGCGGCTGTGGGCCACCGAAAAAAGTTCGCGCCGCACCGACCACGCAGGCGAAATGGAGCCGAAAGCGGTCCAGATCGCCGGTGCCGACCCGCAAGACCTGGCCGATTGCGCCAGGTTCAACGTCGACCGTGGCGCCCAGATCATCGATATCAATATGGGTTGCCCGGTCAAGAAGGTGTGCAACAGCTGGTGCGGTTCGGCCTTGCTGCAGCACGAAGACCTGGTCGAACAGATCCTGTACGCCGTGGTGCGCGCGGTGGACGTGCCGGTGACCTTGAAATTTCGCACCGGCTGGAACCGCGAAAACAAGAACGCGCTGCGCATCGCCCGCATCGCCGAACAGGCCGGCATTCAAATGCTGACCCTGCACGGACGCACGCGCGCCGACGGCTACAGCGGCGACGCCGAGTACGACACCATTGCCGCCGTCAAGGCATCGGTGGCCATCCCCGTGGTGGCCAACGGCGACATCACCACGCCCGAAAAGGCGAAACACGTGCTGGCCGTGACCGGGGCCGATGCGGTAATGATCGGGCGGGCGGCCCAGGGCCGGCCGTGGATTTGCCGCGAAGTCGACCATTACCTGCGCACCGGCCTGCATTTGCCGGCGCCCGCGGTGGAGGAAGTGCGCGCGCTGATGAACGAACATTTGCAGGCCCATTACGCGTTTTACGGCGAATTCCTGGGCGTGCGCACGGCGCGCAAGCACATCGGCTGGTATGTGCGCGACCTGATCGGCGGAGAACAATTCCGTCAGCAAATGAACCTGCTGGAATCGACCGATGCGCAGTTGCGCGCGGTCGATGCCTTTTTTGAAACGCAACATGTTCATGGGGAACGGTTACAATACCGGCCCGCAGGCCTTGCTCAAGTGGCATTGGCAGCCTGA
- a CDS encoding helix-turn-helix domain-containing protein, whose protein sequence is MSKESIQEVVQKSLEEYFNDLGEQQASNIYDMVVLTVEKPILEVVMTRAEGNQSHAAQMLGINRNTLRKKLQEHGLL, encoded by the coding sequence ATGAGCAAAGAAAGTATCCAGGAAGTCGTCCAGAAGAGTCTTGAAGAGTATTTCAACGACCTCGGCGAGCAGCAGGCATCGAACATCTACGACATGGTGGTCCTGACCGTCGAAAAGCCGATCCTCGAGGTCGTCATGACGCGAGCGGAAGGCAACCAGTCCCACGCGGCCCAAATGTTGGGCATCAATCGCAATACCTTGCGGAAGAAATTGCAGGAACACGGACTGCTGTAA
- the purH gene encoding bifunctional phosphoribosylaminoimidazolecarboxamide formyltransferase/IMP cyclohydrolase, which produces MIKQALISVSDKTGVLDFARALSALGVGILSTGGTAKLLADNGVAVTEVADYTGFPEMLDGRVKTLHPKVHGGILARRDFPEHVAKLSEHDIPTIDMVVVNLYPFQGTVAKDSCTLEDAIENIDIGGPTMLRSAAKNHKDVIVICDPTDYAQVLAEVTAGEVPYDTKFRLAKKVFAHTAQYDGAITNYLTSLGEDKVHATRAAYPQTLNMTFEKVQDMRYGENPHQSAAFYRDLAPAAGSLSAYKQLQGKELSYNNIADADAAWECVKSLGGLGHPAGCVIVKHANPCGVAIGTDALDAYSRALQTDPTSAFGGIIALNVELDGRTAEAIAKLFVEVLIAPSFSSEARAIMAAKQNVRLLEIPLGAAHNPFDVKRIGGGLLVQSPDAKNVGLEELRVVTKKQPTQQQLQDMMFAWRVAKFVKSNAIVFCANGMTLGVGAGQMSRIDSARIASIKAQNAGLTLAGSAVASDAFFPFRDGLDVVVDAGATCVIHPGGSMRDQEVIDAADERGVVMLYTGARHFRH; this is translated from the coding sequence ATGATCAAACAAGCTCTCATTTCCGTCTCCGACAAGACCGGCGTGCTCGATTTTGCACGCGCGTTGTCCGCGCTCGGCGTCGGCATCCTGTCCACCGGCGGCACCGCCAAGCTGCTGGCCGATAACGGCGTGGCCGTCACCGAAGTGGCGGATTACACGGGCTTTCCGGAAATGCTGGATGGCCGGGTCAAGACTCTGCACCCGAAAGTGCATGGCGGTATCCTGGCACGGCGCGACTTTCCGGAGCACGTCGCCAAGCTGAGCGAGCACGACATTCCAACCATCGACATGGTGGTGGTCAACCTGTATCCCTTCCAGGGCACCGTGGCCAAGGATAGCTGCACCCTGGAAGACGCGATCGAGAACATCGATATCGGCGGTCCGACCATGCTGCGCTCGGCTGCCAAGAACCACAAGGACGTGATCGTCATCTGCGACCCGACCGACTACGCGCAAGTGCTGGCGGAAGTGACGGCCGGCGAAGTGCCGTACGACACCAAGTTCCGCCTGGCCAAAAAAGTGTTCGCGCACACGGCCCAGTACGACGGCGCCATCACCAATTACCTGACCAGCCTGGGCGAAGACAAGGTCCATGCCACGCGCGCGGCTTATCCGCAGACCTTGAACATGACGTTTGAAAAAGTGCAGGACATGCGCTACGGCGAAAACCCGCACCAGTCGGCCGCGTTTTACCGCGACCTGGCGCCGGCCGCCGGTTCCCTGTCCGCCTACAAGCAATTGCAGGGCAAGGAACTGTCGTACAACAATATCGCCGACGCCGATGCTGCGTGGGAATGCGTCAAGTCGCTGGGCGGCCTGGGCCATCCGGCCGGCTGCGTGATCGTCAAGCACGCCAATCCGTGCGGCGTGGCGATCGGCACCGATGCGCTCGACGCCTACAGCCGCGCGCTGCAAACCGACCCGACCTCGGCCTTCGGCGGCATCATCGCGCTGAACGTTGAGCTGGACGGCAGGACCGCCGAGGCGATTGCCAAGCTGTTCGTGGAAGTGCTGATCGCGCCATCGTTTTCAAGCGAAGCACGCGCCATCATGGCGGCCAAGCAGAACGTGCGCCTGCTGGAAATTCCTCTGGGCGCGGCCCACAATCCATTCGACGTCAAGCGGATCGGCGGCGGCTTGCTGGTGCAGTCGCCCGATGCCAAGAACGTGGGCCTGGAAGAACTGCGCGTGGTCACCAAGAAGCAGCCGACCCAGCAGCAGTTGCAGGACATGATGTTCGCCTGGAGAGTGGCCAAGTTCGTCAAGTCGAACGCGATCGTCTTCTGCGCCAACGGCATGACCCTGGGTGTGGGCGCCGGCCAGATGAGCCGTATCGATTCCGCCCGCATCGCCTCGATCAAGGCCCAGAACGCCGGTTTGACCCTGGCCGGTTCGGCCGTGGCGTCGGATGCCTTCTTCCCCTTCCGCGACGGCCTCGACGTGGTGGTCGATGCGGGCGCGACCTGCGTGATCCATCCGGGCGGTTCGATGCGCGACCAGGAAGTGATCGATGCCGCCGACGAGCGCGGCGTGGTGATGCTGTACACCGGCGCGCGCCATTTCCGTCATTAA
- the ruvC gene encoding crossover junction endodeoxyribonuclease RuvC, translating to MIILGIDPGLRTTGFGLIEKQGNKLRYIASGTIKTVSEGELPGRLKVILNGIAEIVRTYQPHCAAVEKVFVNVNPQSTLLLGQARGAAITALVGADLSVAEYTALQVKQAVTGHGKAAKEQVQEMVARLLVLPGLPGTDAADALGVAICHANSVDALALIGALAPSLSGLRMKRGRLV from the coding sequence ATGATTATTCTTGGCATTGACCCGGGCCTGCGCACGACAGGCTTCGGGCTTATCGAAAAGCAGGGCAACAAGCTGCGCTACATCGCTTCCGGCACCATCAAGACGGTGTCGGAAGGCGAGCTTCCCGGCCGCCTCAAGGTGATCCTGAACGGGATCGCCGAGATTGTGCGCACCTACCAGCCGCATTGCGCGGCGGTGGAAAAAGTCTTCGTCAACGTCAATCCCCAATCGACCTTGCTGCTCGGGCAAGCGCGCGGCGCCGCCATCACGGCGCTCGTGGGTGCCGACCTGTCGGTGGCCGAGTACACGGCGCTGCAGGTCAAGCAGGCTGTCACCGGACACGGCAAGGCCGCCAAGGAACAGGTGCAGGAAATGGTGGCGCGGCTGCTGGTGTTGCCCGGCCTGCCCGGGACCGACGCCGCCGACGCGCTCGGCGTGGCCATCTGCCATGCCAACAGTGTCGACGCGCTGGCGCTGATCGGCGCGCTCGCCCCCTCGCTTTCCGGCCTGCGCATGAAGCGCGGCCGTCTCGTTTAA
- the ruvA gene encoding Holliday junction branch migration protein RuvA yields MIGRISGILLEKNPPQLLIDCNGVGYEVDVPMSTYYDLPALGAQVTLFTHQAIREDAHLLFGFGNAAERAVFRQLIKITGVGARTALSILSGMTVNDLAQAVTLQEAGRLMKVPGIGKKTAERLLLELKGKLGADLGSVGGVVQHDAKSDILNALLALGYSDKEATAALRNMPAGSTVSDGIKFALKALSKG; encoded by the coding sequence ATGATCGGACGTATTTCCGGAATTTTGCTCGAAAAAAATCCGCCGCAGTTGCTGATCGATTGCAATGGCGTCGGGTATGAAGTCGATGTGCCGATGAGTACCTATTACGACTTGCCCGCGCTCGGCGCGCAAGTCACCTTGTTCACCCATCAGGCGATCCGCGAAGATGCGCATCTGTTGTTCGGCTTCGGCAACGCGGCCGAACGTGCGGTGTTTCGCCAGTTGATCAAGATCACCGGCGTCGGGGCGCGTACGGCGCTGTCGATCCTGTCCGGCATGACGGTCAATGACCTGGCCCAGGCCGTGACCTTGCAGGAAGCCGGGAGGCTGATGAAGGTGCCCGGCATCGGCAAGAAGACGGCGGAACGCTTGCTGCTCGAACTGAAGGGCAAGCTCGGCGCCGACCTCGGCTCGGTGGGCGGGGTGGTGCAGCACGATGCGAAATCGGACATCCTGAACGCGCTGCTGGCGTTGGGGTATTCTGACAAGGAAGCCACGGCCGCGCTGAGGAATATGCCGGCCGGCAGCACGGTGTCGGACGGGATCAAGTTTGCGCTCAAGGCGCTGTCGAAAGGCTGA
- the ruvB gene encoding Holliday junction branch migration DNA helicase RuvB, translating to MSIQTDDFSEQRIIAPTPASPNEEAIERALRPKQLDEYVGQEKIRGQLEIFISAARKRREALDHTLLFGPPGLGKTTLAHIIAREMGVNLRQTSGPVLERPGDLAAILTNLEANDVLFIDEIHRLSPVVEEILYPALEDYQIDIMIGEGPAARSVKLDLQPFTLVGATTRAGMLTNPLRDRFGIVARLEFYNTAELTRIVTRSASLLNAPIVEEGAREIALRARGTPRIANRLLRRVRDYAEVKGTGEITKPMADAALVMLDVDSVGFDVMDRKLLEAVLFKFGGGPVGIGNLAAAIGEESDTIEDVLEPYLIQQGYLQRTPRGRIATPLAYQHFGLAAPRTSPTGDLWDNLGT from the coding sequence ATGAGTATCCAGACCGACGACTTCAGCGAGCAGCGCATCATCGCGCCCACACCAGCGTCGCCCAACGAAGAGGCGATCGAGCGCGCGTTGCGGCCCAAGCAGCTCGACGAATATGTCGGCCAGGAGAAGATCCGCGGCCAGCTCGAGATTTTTATTTCGGCCGCGCGCAAACGGCGCGAAGCGCTCGATCACACCTTGCTGTTCGGGCCACCGGGGCTGGGCAAGACCACCCTGGCGCACATCATTGCGCGCGAGATGGGCGTCAATTTGCGCCAGACGTCCGGCCCGGTGCTGGAGCGCCCGGGCGACCTGGCGGCGATCCTGACCAATCTCGAAGCGAACGACGTGCTGTTCATCGACGAGATTCACCGCCTCTCGCCGGTGGTGGAAGAGATTCTGTATCCGGCGCTGGAAGACTACCAGATCGATATTATGATCGGCGAAGGGCCGGCGGCGCGTTCGGTCAAGCTGGACTTGCAGCCGTTCACCCTGGTGGGCGCGACCACGCGCGCCGGCATGCTGACCAACCCGCTGCGCGACCGTTTCGGCATCGTGGCGCGGCTGGAGTTCTATAACACGGCGGAACTGACCCGGATCGTGACGCGCAGCGCGTCGCTGTTGAACGCGCCGATCGTGGAAGAGGGCGCGCGCGAAATCGCCTTGCGCGCGCGCGGCACCCCGCGCATCGCCAACCGCCTGCTGCGCCGCGTGCGCGACTACGCCGAGGTCAAGGGGACCGGCGAAATCACCAAGCCCATGGCCGACGCGGCGCTGGTGATGCTCGACGTCGACTCGGTGGGTTTTGACGTGATGGACCGCAAGCTGCTCGAAGCGGTGCTGTTCAAGTTCGGCGGCGGGCCGGTCGGCATCGGCAACCTGGCGGCCGCCATCGGCGAGGAAAGCGATACGATCGAGGATGTGCTCGAGCCCTATCTGATCCAGCAGGGCTATTTGCAGCGCACGCCGCGCGGACGCATCGCCACGCCGCTGGCGTATCAGCACTTCGGTCTGGCCGCCCCGCGCACCAGCCCGACGGGCGACTTGTGGGATAACCTGGGCACCTGA